The genome window ACACGGCGAGGATCACGACCGTCGACGCCCAGCCCGAGGTAGTGCCGCCGGCCAGTTTGCTCCAGACGACATAGACCAGCACCAGCGCCGCGACCACGAAACCGAGCAGGCTGAACCACGTGGCGAACCGCAGCGGCGCCTGCGAGAAGCCGGTGACCGAGTCCAGCGTGAGACTGATCATCTTGCGCAGCGGGTACTTCGACTCCCCGGCCGCGCGCGGGTCGCGCTTGTAGTCGACCGTCGTCGACGGGAACCCGAGCGTCGGCACCACCAACCGCAGCACCCGGTTGTGCTCCGGCAGGGCATTGATCGCATCGACCGTCGAGCGCGACATCATCCGGAAGTCGCCCGCGTCCTGGGAGATGTCGAGCTTCGCCAGCCGGCGCATCATCCGGTAGAACGCCCCGGCGGTGTGCCGCTTGAACGCCGAGTCCGTGGTCCGGTCGGTCCGCACCCCGTAGACCACGTCGACGTGCTCGGCGGTGGCGGCGGCATACATCCGGGCGATCGTCTCGGGCGGGTCCTGCAGGTCGGCGTCGATCGTGACCACCCAGTCACCGAGGGCGCGCTGCAGCCCCGCCGAGATCGCCGCCTGATGACCGGCGTTGGCGCGCAGTCGCACGACCCGCACGTTCGGCCACTCACGGAGCACCCGCTGCAACACGACCGGCGTCGTGTCGGTCGACCCGTCGTCGACGACGACCACCTCATACCCCGCGCCCAGGTCGTCCAGCACCGGCCGGAGCCGTTCGACGAAGAGCGGCAGCACCGCCTCCTCGTTGTACATCGGCACCACGACCGAGACCACGGGGTGGCCGGCGGTGGGCGGACGGGAGGAGGGGGCGGGCGCTGTCACGGTCGCAAATCT of Flexivirga oryzae contains these proteins:
- a CDS encoding glycosyltransferase family 2 protein; the protein is MTAPAPSSRPPTAGHPVVSVVVPMYNEEAVLPLFVERLRPVLDDLGAGYEVVVVDDGSTDTTPVVLQRVLREWPNVRVVRLRANAGHQAAISAGLQRALGDWVVTIDADLQDPPETIARMYAAATAEHVDVVYGVRTDRTTDSAFKRHTAGAFYRMMRRLAKLDISQDAGDFRMMSRSTVDAINALPEHNRVLRLVVPTLGFPSTTVDYKRDPRAAGESKYPLRKMISLTLDSVTGFSQAPLRFATWFSLLGFVVAALVLVYVVWSKLAGGTTSGWASTVVILAVFSALQLLCLGILGEYVGRTYAALQQRPSYYIAYDSDHTGPLHGETDEPVD